CCACTACTTCCTTGGCGCAAGCTATATCCGCGGGCAAATTACGGGGAGAACTCTACCAGACCCTTGAAATGCTGCCCATCAATCTGAAACCTCTCCGCGATCGCCAAGAAGATATCCCCCGCCTGGCTACCGAAATTCTTCAAGAGCACAGCCAAGAGCAGATTTCCCGGAAAAAATTTTCCCCGGAAGCCTTGCAGGTGCTGCAGCAATATCATTGGCCAGGCAACTTGCGCGAACTGGAAAGCTTAACCCTGAGATCAGCAGCCTTGAAAGAAGGGGAGCTGTTGCTCCCGGCAGACCTGATCTTCAGCTTTGGGCAAGGAGAATTATGGATTGCCTCCCGAGAAGAGAAAGAAAAAGACGGAGGCCGTTTCTCATCGGCGATGCCGGCTGCAGAAAAGGGATCTTTATTCGATGCTACCCTTTCGACTTTGGCGCATGAGATAAAGAATCCTTTGGTGGCCATCAGCACCTTCGCTGCTCTCCTTCCGGAAAAATACGATGATCCAGAGTTCCGGGAACAATTTTCCCGCCTGGTGAACCTAGACGTCAAACGGATCAACGAGCTTTTGGAAAATCTTTTGGAATTTGCCCAATTTCCCTCCCCCCGCATCCGGGAAAATAACCTCACCCTTATACTGAAGGATGTTCTCAAAGAGAAAGAAAAAAAATTAACCCAACGGGGAACCCGGTTGAGCTTGGATTTGAAGGAAAATTTACCAGCGATCCTTTTTGATGCAGTTCAGTTGGAATTTGTTTTGCGGAACATACTGGAAAATGTGTTTTCCACGATTGAAGGGGACAAAGATTTGCGCCTCTCCATGGATTTGCTTGCAGAAGGGGAAGGCCAGAACAATTTCGTGGAACTAGTTGTTTGGTATGATGGCCAGGACGGGATTATCCGCAATATCCAGAAAGCCTTCGGACCAGAAGCCGGGCTGAATTTCGAGAACCTGAGTTTGGCTCTGGCCCTGGCTCGTAAGGTCATGGTTCGGAATCGAGGAGATATGCTGGTAAGCCAGGAAGAAGGTGCTGGGACAACCATTCGCCTTCGGTTCCTGGTTGCCGGATGAAAGATTGGGGCAAACCAGTCAATAAAGGAAAGCTATGCGGAAGATTTTGATTGTCGATGATGAAGTAAGCGTGCGGGATTCGCTACGCATGATCTTTAAAAAAGATTATCAAGTGATCATGGCTGGTAGTGCGGAAGAAGCCATTATCACAGTAAAGAGCGAAGAACCAGATTTAATTTTTTTAGATATCATCATGCCGGAGAAGGATGGTATGCAGGCTCTCAAGGAGATCCGGGGGATGCACCCCCAGATTCCGGTCATTATGCTCACCGCTACCAAGACCCTGAAAACTGCTGTGGAAGCCATGAAACTGGGAGCTTACGACTATATCACCAAGCCTTTTGATGTGGAGGAATTGAAATTAATTGCTCAAAAGGCCTTAGAGAGTCGTGACCTCAGGAGGGAAAACCGGAGGCTGCAGGGAGAAGTAGAAGAGCGCTACCATTTTGATAATATCATCGGCAAGTCCAAAGAAATGCGGGATATTTATGCCACAATCCGACAAATCGCCGAAAAAAATTCCACGGTTTTGATTCACGGCGAAAGCGGGACGGGGAAAGAGTTAGTCGCCCGAGCCATCCACTATAACAGCCACCGCAAGAATAAACCTTTTGTGGCGGTAAATTGTGCGGCCATTCCCGAGACGCTGATTGAAAGCGAACTTTTCGGGCACGAAAAGGGTGCTTTCACGGATGCCCAGACTCGACGAATTGGACATTTTGAACTGGCCGATCAAGGAACCCTTTTTCTGGATGAAATTTCTGAACTGATCTTGCCCACTCAGGCCAAAATCCTTCGCGCTTTACAGGAAAGGGACTTTGTCCGGGTGGGAGGGGGGAAGACCATTAGCGTGGATGTGCGCCTGATCTCGGCCACCAATAAGAATCTGGAAGAGCTGATGGCCCGGGGAGCTTTCCGTTCGGATCTTTTCTACCGCATTAACGTCGTCCCTGTAACGATTCCACCCTTGCGCAAGAGAAAAGAAGATATTCTTCTGCTAGCGAAGCACTTTCTGGATAAACACGCTGGGGTCGGGAAAAAGAAAATTTCACCCGAAGCCATGGATATCCTGATAGCTTATGATTGGCCGGGGAACGTTCGCGAATTAGAAAATATCATCGAGCGGATCGTAGTGCTTACCACTTCGGATACAATAACCCCCGATGACGTTCCATCTTCTTTGAAGACCGAATCCCGGGTGGAATTAATCAAGCTGGGAGTGTTAGACGGGAGAATTTCTTTCGAAGATGCTGAAAAAGAATTCGAGAGGGACATTATCATAGAGGCCCTAAAAAAGAGCAATTTTGTGCAGACCCGAGCTGCAGACCTTTTGGGTATGAGCAGAAGAATTCTAAAATACAAGATGGACAAATATAGTATCGCGGAACCACCCGAAAACTGATTATTCGGTAAGAACCGAGCCTAAGTCCCCGCTTACTTTCCAGAATTACCCAAAATTTCTAATAACCATCGACTGACCAAATTAGGAATTAAGTCGCGCTGTATGCTCTGACCCTTGTTGCTCCCGTCCGGGCTCCGTTAATCAAAATAAATTCATCAACCTATTGAAAAGTGGAGGGGGCAAGCAGAGCAAATGCATTGACGAACACTCTGGGAAACCGTATGATGGACCAAGTTGGCAAAAGACATGGGTAGGAAAGATCTCCTTGTCATATCGGCCAGTCGCAGGACTGACCTGGTGGGGTGTTTCCCCGGGGTGATGATAGAGCGACTCAGGGAGTATCCGCCCCAAGATGTGCACTCCGTAGTCGTGTGGACCAAAAATCCCCAAAATATGATCATGGAAGGGGAATTAAGGAAAGTTCTTAGGGAATATCGGCTGATTTACGTCCACCTTACCATCACGGGTATGGGTGGAGGGGAATTTGAACCCATGATTCCCCATTGGAAAGAAGTTGTCAAGATGATCGGACCCCTGGTTGACCTTGTGGGAGGTCCCCTACGTATTTCCTGGAGGTTTGACCCCATCTTAAAAGTGGAAGGGGATGGAAAAGCATACAGCAACTTTGATCTGTTCCCAGCATTAGCCGATGCCATTGCTCCCTTCGGAATTAAGATTTGCCGGGTGAGTTGGGTTTCACCTTATAAAAAAGTAGTGATCCGATTGGGCCAAAAAGGCTGGCGTCTTATTCCTCAAATTCATGATGAAAAGATTAGCCAAGCTGGACAATTGGCCGATTTTGCCCAAAGGCATGGAATGGACATCCATTTTTGCTCCATGGAAGGGTTTCCAGTTTCACGCTGTATCGATGGTGAATTTCTAAGCAAAATTCACCCCGATGGACTGGCCTGTTCAAAAGAAAAAGCCAAGGGGCAACGGGAACTCTGTGGGTGCACCCATAGCATAGACATTGGCTGGTATTCTCTTCAGTGTAAACACGGATGTTTGTATTGTTATGCCCGCCCGTGGAAAAAATAGGGTTCAAAGGGCCAAGGATTCAAACGGAAAAAGTATTAGGTGTTGAGTGTTAAGTTTTTAGGCCTAACGCCTTGCGCCCCAATCCTTGAACACTGGCACCCTCAAACTCTTTATTTTCCACTTGACCCCTTGGCCTTTTGAAACGAACCCTTTACAGGTTTTTGGGAAAAGATGAGAATGCCAGGAAATAGGAAAAATTCAATTTCGCTAAAATTTCATGGTTGGGTTGGACTGGGTATCATTGGAGCCTCGGAAATATTACTATTTGCGGGAGTGCCATTTGTAAATACCTATTTCACCCCATTGGTCTGGAGCGGTTATATCCTTTTTATCGATAGTTTGGTTTATAAAAACAAAGGAACGTCTCGGATACTCACTCGCCCTGGAGAATTTGCCCTCATACTGCTTTTGTCGGTGGGATTTTGGTTGATCTTCGAGTTCTACAACCTTTACATTCAAAACTGGCATTACGTCGGCCTACCGGAAGATCTCCTTTTACGCTGGATAGGATACGCCTGGGCTTTTGCCACAATCTGGCCCGCTATACTTATCACAGCCGAAGCCCTGGAAAGCTGGGGTCAACTTTACCAAGGTAGAATTAAGCCGTTAAAAATAAAAAGAAAATATCTTTATTTTTCTTTGGTCTTTGGTACATTTTGTTTAATTTTCCCCTTAATTTCTTCTAAAGAGCTTGCTAAATATTTGGCTGCTCCTGTTTGGCTGGGTTTTATTTTTTTATTGGATCCACTCAATTATTGGATGGGAAGGAAGTCATTGTTCGGGGACCTGGAGAGGGGGGATCCACGGACCCTTTATAGCCTACTTCTTTCCGGTTTCGTTTGCGGTCTACTCTGGGAATTTTGGAACTATTGGGCCGGGGCCAAGTGGCATTACACCGTTCCTATATTGGACCATGTGAAAATTTTTGAAATGCCGGTTTTAGGGTATTTAGGGTTTCCGCC
The window above is part of the Deltaproteobacteria bacterium genome. Proteins encoded here:
- a CDS encoding sigma 54-interacting transcriptional regulator; this encodes MLSQSKGGKRRVLVVDPSSTVRASIWMILKEEFEVLTTSNFQEAVEVAGREEVEIVLAGVDLPPVFYSSFFHDLRKTQPRLPFLLLLGERAAWGKKLDLPGSDWLDKPFPVQTLREKIQALLLEKDWGEKSRPSRISLSAEEKIKSWLYSSRMQPEVREKVFKVSFSSLPVFIQGEEGTGKSEVAKAIHFLGPFKDTPFIRFFCRELTLERFMRKLSFWLQNSGRGENVSLTLFLEEVENLDWDLQSTLLDLWKDQRIGWPGLEEIGIEAKIITTSTTSLAQAISAGKLRGELYQTLEMLPINLKPLRDRQEDIPRLATEILQEHSQEQISRKKFSPEALQVLQQYHWPGNLRELESLTLRSAALKEGELLLPADLIFSFGQGELWIASREEKEKDGGRFSSAMPAAEKGSLFDATLSTLAHEIKNPLVAISTFAALLPEKYDDPEFREQFSRLVNLDVKRINELLENLLEFAQFPSPRIRENNLTLILKDVLKEKEKKLTQRGTRLSLDLKENLPAILFDAVQLEFVLRNILENVFSTIEGDKDLRLSMDLLAEGEGQNNFVELVVWYDGQDGIIRNIQKAFGPEAGLNFENLSLALALARKVMVRNRGDMLVSQEEGAGTTIRLRFLVAG
- a CDS encoding sigma-54 dependent transcriptional regulator, whose protein sequence is MRKILIVDDEVSVRDSLRMIFKKDYQVIMAGSAEEAIITVKSEEPDLIFLDIIMPEKDGMQALKEIRGMHPQIPVIMLTATKTLKTAVEAMKLGAYDYITKPFDVEELKLIAQKALESRDLRRENRRLQGEVEERYHFDNIIGKSKEMRDIYATIRQIAEKNSTVLIHGESGTGKELVARAIHYNSHRKNKPFVAVNCAAIPETLIESELFGHEKGAFTDAQTRRIGHFELADQGTLFLDEISELILPTQAKILRALQERDFVRVGGGKTISVDVRLISATNKNLEELMARGAFRSDLFYRINVVPVTIPPLRKRKEDILLLAKHFLDKHAGVGKKKISPEAMDILIAYDWPGNVRELENIIERIVVLTTSDTITPDDVPSSLKTESRVELIKLGVLDGRISFEDAEKEFERDIIIEALKKSNFVQTRAADLLGMSRRILKYKMDKYSIAEPPEN
- a CDS encoding DUF1848 family protein, producing the protein MGRKDLLVISASRRTDLVGCFPGVMIERLREYPPQDVHSVVVWTKNPQNMIMEGELRKVLREYRLIYVHLTITGMGGGEFEPMIPHWKEVVKMIGPLVDLVGGPLRISWRFDPILKVEGDGKAYSNFDLFPALADAIAPFGIKICRVSWVSPYKKVVIRLGQKGWRLIPQIHDEKISQAGQLADFAQRHGMDIHFCSMEGFPVSRCIDGEFLSKIHPDGLACSKEKAKGQRELCGCTHSIDIGWYSLQCKHGCLYCYARPWKK